The following proteins are co-located in the Hevea brasiliensis isolate MT/VB/25A 57/8 chromosome 11, ASM3005281v1, whole genome shotgun sequence genome:
- the LOC110652971 gene encoding (S)-coclaurine N-methyltransferase isoform X2 — translation MKGLIQLPYDASVRVLLASLERNLLPDTVIRSLTRLLLASRLRSGYKPSSELQLSDLLHFVHSLKEMPIAIRTEEPKAQHYELPTSFFKLVLGKNLKYSCCYFSDKSNTLEDAEKAMLELYCERSQLTDGHTVLDVGCGWGSLSLYIAKKYSNCRITGICNSTTQRAFIEEQCREHQLQNVEIIVADISTLEMVASYDRIFSIEMFEHMKNYKDLLQKISKWMKQDSLLFVHHFCHKAFAYHFEDINEDDWITRYFFTGGTMPASNLLLYFQDDVSVVNHWLVNGKHYAQTSEAWLKRMDQNMALIKPIIESTYGKDQAIKWTVHWRTFFIAVAELFGYNNGEEWMVALFLFKKN, via the exons ATGAAGGGCTTGATTCAGCTACCTTACGATGCTTCTGTGCGGGTTTTATTAGCTTCACTGGAACGAAATTTGCTGCCAGACACTGTCATTAGGAGCCTTACTCGACTGCTCTTGGCCTCCCGTCTTCGTTCTGGCTACAAACCTTCCTCTGagctccagctctctgacctcctCCACTTCGTTCATT CTCTAAAAGAAATGCCTATAGCTATCAGGACGGAGGAGCCCAAAGCTCAACATTATGAATTGCCTACTTCTTTCTTCAAGTTGGTTCttggtaaaaatttaaagtacag TTGTTGTTATTTTTCTGATAAATCAAACACCTTAGAGGATGCTGAGAAAGCAATGTTGGAGCTCTACTGTGAAAGGTCACAGCTAACAGATGGCCACACTGTCCTTGATGTTGGATGTGGCTGGGGGTCACTTTCCTTATACATTGCCAAAAAGTATAGCAATTGCAGGATTACTGGGATTTGCAACTCAACAACCCAGAGAGCATTCATTGAGGAGCAGTGTCG GGAACATCAGCTGCAGAATGTAGAAATCATTGTTGCAGATATTAGCACATTAGAAATGGTGGCATCCTATGATCGTATATTCTCCATTGAAATGTTTGAG CATATGAAAAACTACAAAGATCTTCTTCAGAAGATATCCAAGTGGATGAAACAGGATAGCCTTCTTTTCGTGCATCATTTCTGCCACAAGGCATTCGCTTACCACTTTGAG GATATAAATGAAGATGACTGGATTACTAGGTATTTCTTCACTGGAGGAACAATGCCTGCTTCAAATCTGTTGCTTTATTTCCAG GATGATGTTTCTGTTGTCAACCATTGGCTTGTGAATGGGAAACATTATGCACAGACAAG TGAGGCGTGGCTCAAAAGAATGGACCAAAACATGGCTTTGATTAAGCCAATAATAGAATCAACTTATGGCAAGGATCAAGCTATCAAGTGGACCGTCCACTGGAGAACATTCTTTATTGCAGTTGCAGAACTTTTTGGATACAACAATGGGGAAGAATGGATGGTTGCACTATTCCTGTTTAAGAAAAATTGA
- the LOC110652971 gene encoding (S)-coclaurine N-methyltransferase isoform X1: MPIAIRTEEPKAQHYELPTSFFKLVLGKNLKYSCCYFSDKSNTLEDAEKAMLELYCERSQLTDGHTVLDVGCGWGSLSLYIAKKYSNCRITGICNSTTQRAFIEEQCREHQLQNVEIIVADISTLEMVASYDRIFSIEMFEHMKNYKDLLQKISKWMKQDSLLFVHHFCHKAFAYHFEDINEDDWITRYFFTGGTMPASNLLLYFQDDVSVVNHWLVNGKHYAQTSEAWLKRMDQNMALIKPIIESTYGKDQAIKWTVHWRTFFIAVAELFGYNNGEEWMVALFLFKKN; the protein is encoded by the exons ATGCCTATAGCTATCAGGACGGAGGAGCCCAAAGCTCAACATTATGAATTGCCTACTTCTTTCTTCAAGTTGGTTCttggtaaaaatttaaagtacag TTGTTGTTATTTTTCTGATAAATCAAACACCTTAGAGGATGCTGAGAAAGCAATGTTGGAGCTCTACTGTGAAAGGTCACAGCTAACAGATGGCCACACTGTCCTTGATGTTGGATGTGGCTGGGGGTCACTTTCCTTATACATTGCCAAAAAGTATAGCAATTGCAGGATTACTGGGATTTGCAACTCAACAACCCAGAGAGCATTCATTGAGGAGCAGTGTCG GGAACATCAGCTGCAGAATGTAGAAATCATTGTTGCAGATATTAGCACATTAGAAATGGTGGCATCCTATGATCGTATATTCTCCATTGAAATGTTTGAG CATATGAAAAACTACAAAGATCTTCTTCAGAAGATATCCAAGTGGATGAAACAGGATAGCCTTCTTTTCGTGCATCATTTCTGCCACAAGGCATTCGCTTACCACTTTGAG GATATAAATGAAGATGACTGGATTACTAGGTATTTCTTCACTGGAGGAACAATGCCTGCTTCAAATCTGTTGCTTTATTTCCAG GATGATGTTTCTGTTGTCAACCATTGGCTTGTGAATGGGAAACATTATGCACAGACAAG TGAGGCGTGGCTCAAAAGAATGGACCAAAACATGGCTTTGATTAAGCCAATAATAGAATCAACTTATGGCAAGGATCAAGCTATCAAGTGGACCGTCCACTGGAGAACATTCTTTATTGCAGTTGCAGAACTTTTTGGATACAACAATGGGGAAGAATGGATGGTTGCACTATTCCTGTTTAAGAAAAATTGA